AACCTGCTGGCGCTGGCCGTCAATGCACGCGACGGTCGGTGAAATCTCGGATGCGCTCGAGAAGGTGTACGGCAGACACGTCGCCGAGATCCGCACCATCGCCGGCGTCTACCGTGATGAGGTGGGGAGCAGTGGCAACGTGACTGGAATCGGCAAAGCAACCGAATTCGTCGAGAAGTTCGCCGAGGCCGACGGTCGTAGGCCACGCATCCTGATCGCCAAGATGGGCCAGGACGGCCACGACCGTGGGCAGAAGGTCATCGCGACGGCGTTCGCCGACATCGGCTTTGACGTGGATGTCGGCTCGTTGTTCTCCACGCCGGAGGAGGTCGCGCGTCAGGCGGCTGACAATGACGTGCACGTGGTCGGGGTGTCGTCGCTCGCGGCGGGCCACCTGACATTGGTGCCCGCGCTGCGCGAAGCGCTCGCCGAGGCGGGGAGGCCGGACATCATGATCGTGGTGGGCGGCGTGATCCCGCCCGGCGACTTCGACGAGCTGTACGCGGCAGGAGCGACCGCGATCTTCCCGCCCGGCACCGTGATCGCCGACGCTGCGATCGGCCTGCTGCAGAAGCTCGCCGAGCAGCTGGGCTACGACCTGACGAGATGAACCTCCCGGTTTCTGAACTAGCGGACGCCGTTCGCCGCGGCGACCGAGCGGCGCTGCCGAAGGCCATCACGCTCGTCGAGTCCACCCGCACCGATCACCGCGAGCAGGCGCAGCAGTTGCTGCTGGAGCTCATGCCGGATGCCGGTAATGCCATGCATGTAGGAATTACCGGCGTCCCGGGTGTCGGCAAGTCGACGACCATCGAGGCGCTCGGCATGCACCTGATCGAGGAGGGACACCGCGTCGCGGTGCTGGCGGTCGACCCGTCGTCGACGCGCACCGGCGGCTCCATCCTCGGCGACAAGACCCGCATGGCGAAACTGGCGGTACACCCCGACGCGTACATCCGCCCCTCGCCGACGTCCGGCACGCTGGGCGGGGTCGCCAGGGCCACCCGCGAAACGATCGTGCTACTGGAGGCCGCGGGGTTCGACGTCATTCTCGTGGAGACGGTGGGTGTCGGGCAGTCGGAGGTGACCGTCGCCAACATGGTGGACACCTTCGTGTTCCTGACCCTGGCGCGCACCGGCGACCAGTTGCAGGGCATCAAGAAGGGCGTGCTGGAGCTCGCCGACATCGTGGTGGTGAACAAGGCCGACGGCGAGCATGCTGTGGAGGCGAAGGCCGCCGCGCGCGAACTGACCGGTGCGATCCGACTGATCTATCCACGCGAAACGCTATGGCGCCCGCCGGTTCTCACCATGAGTGCACTGACCGGTGACGGCCTCGTCGAGTTGTGGGACACGGTGCTGAAGCACCGCGACGTGTTGACCGCGGCCGGTGAGTTCGAGGCCCGCAGGCGCACCCAGCAGGTCGAGTGGACGTGGTCGATGGTCCGCGACACCGTGCTGGACCGTGTGCTGTCGCATCCCGCGGTTAAAGAGATCCGGGCCGAAGTCGAGCGCCAGGTTCGCGACGGCGAGCTGACGCCCGCGCTTGCTGCGCAACAGATTTTGGACGCATCTGACGTGCGCTAACTTAACTTTTCGGTAACACCCGGTTTATTTGCCGGGGCTGCAGGTAAATTGTATGCATTGTGACGGGTGTCAAATCCGTGGGGCGCAGCGCAGCGCTCCCGCACAGGATTCAGGGCGCGGCGGATTCGAACTTTGCTTGCACCCTGCGGGCCTTCTCGAAGTTGTTCCCCGGGAGACGATTCGGCGGCGGCGCCCTCTCCGTCTACCTGCACGGTGAGCCCGTGGTCGATGTATGGACCGGTTACTCCGACCGCCGTGGTACCGAGTACTGGACGGCCGACACCGGCGCCATGGTCTTCTCGGTCACCAAGGGTCTGGCTTCCACGGTGATCCACCGGCTCGCCGACCGAGGCCTGATCGACTACGACACGCCGGTCAGCCAGTACTGGCCCGAGTTCGGCGAGAACGGCAAGGCCGACATCACGGTCCGCGAAGTGATGCGCCACCGCGCGGGCCTGTCTCAGCTCAACGGGGTCAGCAAGGCCGACCTGCTCGACCACCACGCGATGGAGCAGCGGATCGCCGCGGCACCGGTGAACAAGCTGCTGTACGGCCATCAGGCGTATCACGCGCTCACCTACGGCTGGCTGATGTCGGGGCTTGGCCGCGCGATCACCGGCAAGGGCATGCGGGACTTGATTCGTGAGGAATTGGCCGAACCGCTGAACACCGACGGGCTGCACCTGGGCCGGCCGCCGGTCGCGGCGCCGACGCGGGCCGCGCAGATCCTCGCGCCGCAGGGCACCTTGGCCAATCCGATCTTCAATTTCGTGGCGCCGCGGGTAGCCGCCCTCGGCATGTCCGGGGGCTTCGGATCGATGTACTTCCCAGGCATGAAAGCCGTCGTGCAGGGCGACACGCCGTTCCTCGATGCCGAGATCCCCGCCGCTAACGGTGTAGCCACCGCGCGCGCACTGGCCAAGATGTACGGTGCGATCGCCAACGGCGGCCGCGTCGACGGCACACAACTGCTCTCGCGTGAGCGGGTCGACGGCCTGACCGGTGAGCGGAGCTTCGCGCCCGACCGCAACATCTTCGTGCCGCTGTCTTTCCACCTCGGATACCACTCCGTGCCGATCCCCGGCGTGATGCCCGGCTTCGGGCATGCGGGACTGGCCGGATCGGTGGGTTGGGCGGACCCGGAGACGGGGATGTCGTTCGGGTTCGTGCACAACCGGCTGCTGACGCGGATGGTGCTCGATCAGGCGACGTTCGCCGGGCTGCAGACGCTGATTCGCCGCGACGCGGCCCGCGCCCGTCGGCGCGGCTACGACACTATGCCTGCGCTCGGCGCGGCGTACACCGAGGTCAGCCGATCGGTGGCGGGTTAGGTGTACTGCCCAGGCAGGTTGGTTGGAAGTGTGTGACGACACGCTGTAGCGGTCGTTGGTAGGTGAAGGTCTCCTGTCGTGGAGTGGAGCTGCTACCACTTCACTTCAGCGAACAGGAGACCTTCATGGTCCACGCTAATGCCGTATTGACCCCGCGTGGCAGGTTGTTGCTTGCGCGCCGCATCGTTGACGAGGGCTGGCCGATTGCTCGGGCGGCCGAGCACTTCCACGTGTCTTGGCCTACGGCCAAGCGTTGGGCTGGCCGTTACGTGGCGATGGGAGCAGCCGGAATGGCTGATCGGTCAAGCCGCCCGCACCGTAGTCCTCACCGCACCCCGCAGGTTGTTGTTCGGCGGATCGTGGCACTGCGGTGGCGGCATCGACTCTCGCCGTTGGCGATCGCGTCTCGGCTGTCGATGCCGGCCTCGACAGTTCACGCTGTACTCGTTCGGTGTCGGCTCAACCGGTTGTCCCACATCGATATTCGCAGTGGTGAGCGGATTCGCCGCTACGAGCATGACTACCCAGGCTCACTGATTCACGTCGATGTCAAGAAGCTGGGCAACATCCCTGTCGGCGGGGGGTGGCGGTTTGTCGGACGTGCGCAGGGCGGCAAGAATCGGGTGGCGACACCAGGCATCCGCCGCAGCCGACGGGGCGATGAGCTGCTAGGCCACGCCTATGTTCATACCGTTATCGACGATCACTCCCGGGTGGCCTACGCCGAGATCCACAACGATGAAACCGCCGACACTGCCATCGCGGTGCTCCGCCGAGCAGTGAGCTGGTTTCGCACGCGCGGAGTCGTCGTCGAACGAGTGATTTCCGATAACGGCAGCTGCTATAAGTCCAAGGCCTGGCGACGGGCATGCATCGAGCTGGACGTACAGCCCAAACGCACCCGTCCCTACCGGCCTCAAACCAACGGCAAGGCGGAGCGCTTTCACCGGACAATGGCCGCAGAGTGGGCGTTTAGCCGCCACTACCAAAGCGAGGCCCAGCGCCGATCCGCTCTAGCACCTTGGCTTCACACCTACAATCACCATCGGCAACACTCGGCGATCGGGAAAGTCCCGCCTATCACGCGGTTGACCAACCTGCCTGGTCAGTACAGTTAGGCCGAACTCCGCTCAGCGCTTGGCGGTCGAAAACCACCTGGTCTTCTTGCGCCAGGACTCCGCAGAGGTGATGGCGAAACCGGCGCCGCACATGCAGGCGAATATCCACGTCAGCGCGGTGCCGGCGTTGACGGTCTGCAGCTGGGGAATGAAGGCGGTGGCGAGTCGGACCAGGCAGGCGGCGATGCCGGCGGCCGACGACACGAGGTAGATGTTGGCGACCGTGCGTGAGCGCGGGTCCTTACGCAAGACGAGCAACGCCCGGGCGCCGTACCCCAGCAGGTAGATGAGCGTGCCGCACAGCAGCAGCCAGTACATGTTCAGCCAGAAGTCGGTCGGCACCTGGAAGAAGTCGGCCTTGTAGATCTTCGCGCCGTTACCGAGGGTGAACGCCACCAGCAGCAGGGGGATGCACAGCGTCGCGGGGTACTCCACGTACTGCTTGAACGACCGCTGCAGTTCGTGATCCTGCTGCAACCGGCCCAGCGCGTTGTACACGACCGCCGACGCGGCGACGATGTACAGATCGTGGCCGATGTAGTCCTCGAGGTTCCACTTACCTGTGAGCGAGTGGAGAAAGGCGCCCAGGGTCTCCGAGGCCCACGGTGACATAAGCAGTACCGCGCCGCCCTGCAAAGCGATGTTCAGAGTTGCGGCGAACTCCCAACGGGACGA
The sequence above is drawn from the Mycobacterium gallinarum genome and encodes:
- a CDS encoding serine hydrolase domain-containing protein gives rise to the protein MTGVKSVGRSAALPHRIQGAADSNFACTLRAFSKLFPGRRFGGGALSVYLHGEPVVDVWTGYSDRRGTEYWTADTGAMVFSVTKGLASTVIHRLADRGLIDYDTPVSQYWPEFGENGKADITVREVMRHRAGLSQLNGVSKADLLDHHAMEQRIAAAPVNKLLYGHQAYHALTYGWLMSGLGRAITGKGMRDLIREELAEPLNTDGLHLGRPPVAAPTRAAQILAPQGTLANPIFNFVAPRVAALGMSGGFGSMYFPGMKAVVQGDTPFLDAEIPAANGVATARALAKMYGAIANGGRVDGTQLLSRERVDGLTGERSFAPDRNIFVPLSFHLGYHSVPIPGVMPGFGHAGLAGSVGWADPETGMSFGFVHNRLLTRMVLDQATFAGLQTLIRRDAARARRRGYDTMPALGAAYTEVSRSVAG
- the meaB gene encoding methylmalonyl Co-A mutase-associated GTPase MeaB, encoding MNLPVSELADAVRRGDRAALPKAITLVESTRTDHREQAQQLLLELMPDAGNAMHVGITGVPGVGKSTTIEALGMHLIEEGHRVAVLAVDPSSTRTGGSILGDKTRMAKLAVHPDAYIRPSPTSGTLGGVARATRETIVLLEAAGFDVILVETVGVGQSEVTVANMVDTFVFLTLARTGDQLQGIKKGVLELADIVVVNKADGEHAVEAKAAARELTGAIRLIYPRETLWRPPVLTMSALTGDGLVELWDTVLKHRDVLTAAGEFEARRRTQQVEWTWSMVRDTVLDRVLSHPAVKEIRAEVERQVRDGELTPALAAQQILDASDVR
- a CDS encoding IS481 family transposase; translated protein: MVHANAVLTPRGRLLLARRIVDEGWPIARAAEHFHVSWPTAKRWAGRYVAMGAAGMADRSSRPHRSPHRTPQVVVRRIVALRWRHRLSPLAIASRLSMPASTVHAVLVRCRLNRLSHIDIRSGERIRRYEHDYPGSLIHVDVKKLGNIPVGGGWRFVGRAQGGKNRVATPGIRRSRRGDELLGHAYVHTVIDDHSRVAYAEIHNDETADTAIAVLRRAVSWFRTRGVVVERVISDNGSCYKSKAWRRACIELDVQPKRTRPYRPQTNGKAERFHRTMAAEWAFSRHYQSEAQRRSALAPWLHTYNHHRQHSAIGKVPPITRLTNLPGQYS